The following is a genomic window from Mesorhizobium shangrilense.
TGATCGCCAGAAAAACCGCTGTTGTCACCGGCTCCACCTCGGGTATCGGCCTGGCCATTGCCCATGCACTGGCGGCTCAAGGCCACAACGTCGTCATCAATTCCTTCTCGGACACGGCCGCCGACCATGCCGTCGCCGATGCGATCGCCAAACAGCACAGCGTCAAGACCGCCTATATCAAGGCTGACATGTCGAAGGCCGACGAGTGCAGGGCGTTGATTGCCAGGGCGGCGGAGACCTTCGGCACCGTCGATATTCTCGTCAACAATGCAGGTATCCAGCATGTCTCACCGGTGGAGGAATTCCCGGCCGAGAAGTGGGATGCGATCATCGCCATCAACCTGTCGTCGGCGTTTCACACCATCGCGGCGGTGATCCCGCTGATGAGACAAGCCGGCGGCGGGCGGATCGTCAACATCGCCTCGGCGCACGGCTTGGTCGCCTCGCCGTTCAAGTCGGCCTATGTGTCGGCCAAGCACGGGATCATGGGATTGACCAAGACCGTGGCGCTTGAACTTGCGCGCGAAAAGATCACCTGCAATGCCATCTGCCCCGGCTATGTGCTGACGCCGCTGGTCGAGGCCCAGATCCCCGACCAGATGAAGGCCAACAAGATGGACCGCGAGACGGTCATCCGCGAGGTCATGCTCGAAAAGCAGCCGACCAAGGAATTCGTCACGGTGGAACAGGTTGCCGCGGCGGCGGTGTTCCTGTGTTCGGACGCGGCGGCGCAGGTCAACGGCACGCACATTTCGGTCGATGGGGGCTGGACCGCCCAGTGAGACCGGAGATTTCTACAAACTTCCCAATCAGTTCCAGAAACGGAGCGCCGAGCGGTTCAAAGCCAATAAGCTCGACACATAAAGGACGACGCCATGACGAAAAACGGCAAGGCGGAGGAGACCAAGAAGATCAATATCGCGCTCCAGGGCGGAGGCTCGCACGGGGCCTTTTCCTGGGGCGTGCTGGACCGACTGCTGGAAGACGGGCGGTTCGACATAGCAGCGGTTTCCGGCACCAGCGCCGGTGCCATGAACGCCGTGGCGCTGGCCGACGGTTTTGTCCGTGGCGGTGTTGAGGGCGCGAGACGGAAGCTCGATGATTTCTGGCGCGCGGTGGCGGCCAAGGGACGGTTCAGTCCGGTGCAGCGCATGCCGTGGGATGTCGCCTGGGGCAACTGGTCGATCGAGAACACGCCGGGCTATTTGTTCTTCGACACCATGTCGCGGGTGTTCTCGCCCTATGTCGCCAATCCGCTTGGCCTCAACCCGCTGCGTGACGTGGTCGCGCAGGAGATCAATTTCGACAATGTGCGCGCCTGCAAATCGATGGAGCTGTTCATCTCGGCAACCAATGTCGAGACCGGGCAGCTGCGGGTCTTTTCCGATGGCGAGATCGACCTCGACACCGTGATGGCGTCGGCCTGCCTGCCGCAATTGTTCCGTGCGGTCGAGATCAAGGGCGTGCCCTATTGGGATGGCGGCTACGGTGGCAATCCAGCGCTCTACCCATTCTTCAAGGCGACAGCGACCGAGGATGTCCTTCTGGTGCAGATCAATCCCGTGGTCCGCGAAGGAACGCCGAAGAGCGCCAACGAGATCCAGAACCGCATCGACGAGATCACCTTCAATGCCGGGCTGATGCGCGAGTTCCGCTCGATTGCCTTCGTCAAGGAACTGATCGCGGCCGGCCGGCTGCCGCATGGCGAATACCGCGACATCCGCATGCACCGCATCGATGCCGACGAGGCGTTCAAGGATCTCTCGGCATCATCGAAGGTCAATGCCGAATGGGCCTTCCTGGCCTATCTGCGCGATCTCGGCCGCACCGCAGCCAGCGATTGGCTGGAGGAAAATTATGATGCGGTCGGCAAAACGGCGACGCTCGATCTCTCCGGCCAGCTCGATGACGGCTTCAAGCCGGTGCGTGGCCCGGCGCCGGGCCGGAGGGTCAAGGAATTCCTTGCCGCACGGCTGAAGCCCGAGGTGGCGCGCCGTCAGGCTTGAGGTTCTTCAACAGCAGGTTGTGACGTTGGCATGAAAAGTTCCAAATCATACTGACGCCTGTTGCCACCCAGTTCTCGGAATGGTCTTTCACGATCGCATAAGAGGGCGGGGCGGTAGCGTCTCGGATCGAAAACGCGCCGAAGGAGCTTGCCGGCACGGAACTCTGTTTGTCCGGCGACTTCGTCGCGGCGTTGTGTTGGTCGTCACATCGCGCATGCCCGTCGGCGGTGGCCCATGCGGGTATTGCGGCGTCATGGCTTCGATGGTCCGCCTGTTGGCGGAGCCGAGGCTCCGAGTTGCGGATCTCCTTCCTTGATCTCTAATTTATGCAGTAATTACAACGCCCTGCCCGAGTGGTCATGCACGGAGAGCCGACAGCTTTCGTCTGTCGAGATGGCTTGGTTTGGGAAATTCCCCGGCGGAAATTCGCTGGGATCAACAAGCTGGGCCGCAACAGGTAGCCGCGCCTCGAAGATGTTCGCGCAGCGTGTCCAGGGCGACCAAGACGGGTGCCCGGGGCTGGGCGCCAGGAGCGGATCGTAAGCCGGTGTCAGCCCCGACGGAAACGATCTGCCGGCCGCACGAAAATCGATTCCGCTGGGTGCATCATGCCCGGCGACGCAATGTTCTCGCAACTTTCCGGCTATATTGCAGTGCAACTTTGATGTAGAAGCGCCCTTCGCCGTTCACGGCAAATTGAACACGGCTTGGCGCGCACCCATATCGGCGACGCGCCCGCGTTACGGGGACGCGGTGCTGGCCGAACCCGCAGTGGAAAAAACGACAATGCCGAGAATCAGGTTTCACAAGCTTGCAGCCGTTGTTGTGCTCATTGGTTTCGCGGCCTGGATGGCGACAGGCGAGTTTTCGTCGGTCGGCAGCGTAGCCGCCAACAAAGCCAAGGCCGCCGAAACCGAGCAAGGCAAAGCGC
Proteins encoded in this region:
- a CDS encoding 3-hydroxybutyrate dehydrogenase, encoding MIARKTAVVTGSTSGIGLAIAHALAAQGHNVVINSFSDTAADHAVADAIAKQHSVKTAYIKADMSKADECRALIARAAETFGTVDILVNNAGIQHVSPVEEFPAEKWDAIIAINLSSAFHTIAAVIPLMRQAGGGRIVNIASAHGLVASPFKSAYVSAKHGIMGLTKTVALELAREKITCNAICPGYVLTPLVEAQIPDQMKANKMDRETVIREVMLEKQPTKEFVTVEQVAAAAVFLCSDAAAQVNGTHISVDGGWTAQ
- a CDS encoding patatin-like phospholipase family protein; this translates as MTKNGKAEETKKINIALQGGGSHGAFSWGVLDRLLEDGRFDIAAVSGTSAGAMNAVALADGFVRGGVEGARRKLDDFWRAVAAKGRFSPVQRMPWDVAWGNWSIENTPGYLFFDTMSRVFSPYVANPLGLNPLRDVVAQEINFDNVRACKSMELFISATNVETGQLRVFSDGEIDLDTVMASACLPQLFRAVEIKGVPYWDGGYGGNPALYPFFKATATEDVLLVQINPVVREGTPKSANEIQNRIDEITFNAGLMREFRSIAFVKELIAAGRLPHGEYRDIRMHRIDADEAFKDLSASSKVNAEWAFLAYLRDLGRTAASDWLEENYDAVGKTATLDLSGQLDDGFKPVRGPAPGRRVKEFLAARLKPEVARRQA